DNA sequence from the Pomacea canaliculata isolate SZHN2017 linkage group LG7, ASM307304v1, whole genome shotgun sequence genome:
TTAAACGTTCATTAAAGTGAAAGTGTTTGTCAGCGTGAaccaagaaaagagaaaagtattgataaaaatgtggaaaatataCATCGAGGACATAAGCAACGATATTATTAGTCTGTTGTTTTTGTAGGATCCTCGTGCTGGATGATGGGTTGGTGAAGGAGTACGACTCGCCCCACGTGCTTCTTGCGAACAAAAAGAGTATTTTCTACGGCATGGCCAAGCACTCCGACCTTGTGTAAAATGGTGAAGGATGCTAATCTTGTGAAACTTGATTAAAGACCCTGAGCTGACTTGACATGTCTAAGGTGATGAATGTATAAAAGTATCAAGAATGTTGTCCTGGGTGCGACTTAGTTACTCAGACAGCTGAGCACTGTTTCAAGTTTAGAAAACGTTTTGTTACTCACTCATTTTtgctcaaaaataaaaaactgtgaTGTAGAGCTAGAGTTGacctctcaccaccaccaccactacctcaACACACAAGCActaacagaaacacacacacacacatataaacaaaaagcaaacctTGTATtacttgtatcactggactgctggcagacgatttttccagttaactactaaaacgaggcataatactacaaagcttccggtttagtcacattctttattgaggctcgccgaaactaacagcggagaacttcgcaagaggctaagcgttggtcttagcagacagacagcaatccacctctaCACATCGATGATGAAACAGTAGACAATATAGAACAGCCAATTCACTCCAAACTGTCGTATACTGtctagaaaattattttgtttcattcgtAAGCCAAAGGAAAAAGATTTACACTACAAACTCCAAACGACAGTCTTCATATGtccgtagttatgaagtgaggtCAAGTGTTGCCCTGGGGCAGCATgggaaactcaaggacaagcatcttgttgCGGAAATCTGTTGTTCCACAtagcattttatatttctttgcatTACATCTCAAACATTTCTACATTACATCATTTACAATGTTCGTCATTGCATCTTACACTAATCCGAAATTCATCTTACAAGGATAAGCATTAGTGGGAGGTTGGTAATCCTCGTCTCTGGAATCATGGATAAAGTCTCGTGGCACAAACAGTTTGTGACACAAACTACACACAGTCTTCTTGCCATGACACATCGTCTTCGGACAACATGACCTCGGTGTATCTACCCTAGTGATCACATGTTTCCTCTGTCTGCTTGTGGGGAGCATCCATAGGCCATAGCTGTGCTAAGGTGGTTGTTGTTGGCGTGGGACCTAATGGGAGTTGCGTCGGCGGTTCCTAGGTACCCGGGTTGCTGTCTCCATTGAGCGGACGGGTGTTGCAGGGTGGAGCAGGTGTCTGATGTTGGTCGTACTGGCTCACCTTGCTGGCTCTAGAGGCTGTCTCGTGCAGTTTATGCTCGTGAAATTCTGTAGGCCCACGTTGTCTCTATGCAAGGTAGTctacaatttgttttatagttttctaAACACTCATCTctcgcctacggccataccacgttgaacacaccggttctcgtccgatcaccgaagttaaacaacgtcgggcccggttagtacttggatgggtgaccgcctgggaacaccgggtaCTGTaggcaaatgtttttattatttcatattttttctctttagtatCATAAACTTTTACGTGTTGCTACCATCACCATTTCCAAGCATTTTTCGGGTGCTTTTGGCAAACTGTTTTCATGCTCTCTTCCTATTATTTTGTAATCTGTAATTTTATCGGCTATTTTGCTAccgcatttttgtttttacatataGACGGTTTTGTATTGAAATGACAGTTATTTACTGTAGGTTCGGCGACGTGTTTAGATTGAGTTGATGTTGGCGGTATTGCAAGTAAGGAGCGCGAGGTCAATGATGATCGGGGAAGCCAGGATAATCTGCTTCAACATGTTAAACATTGTATTGTGTTGCAGGGGACAGCGATAAAGTTGGATAAAATATTGGACAGCTTCCAATTATTTCAAAACTGTGCCGAGGGAGGGTTCGTGGACTTTCACTAAGCCAAAAGCCCACaagaaaaatcacaataaaaaattcAGATATACTATACCTGCCACTACAAGGTGTGTTTTGTGTGGGACTTATTTTGCACTCTGGGTTTGACGCAACAGACTGGATTgtgcattgtattttttattgttttatttttgcgcttattttcttctttcttataaaaaaaaattccgttGTTCTGCTGCTGCGTTGTCGCGTATCAACCCCAGCGTCACCAGAAGCACGCTCGCGACCACTCGCACAGCCGGCACGAACACGCACCTAGTCGCTCAGCCTGGACTTACCTGTTAAGCACTGGTTGAGGAAAAGATATACTTGATATAAACGGATTAGCATATACCGATACTTTAAatacctgaaagaaaaaaaaaatatttagcagagCGTGGTTTCGATCCACGGACCTCTGGGTTATGGGCCCAGCACGCTTCCACTGCGCCACTCTGCTTGTTGTTGGCCCTTGTaaaattatatgtatttatatgtattttaaagGTTCACCCCTCCTCCCgttatttctatattatatattgtctatttttttatctttgatttacaacaaaatgtttcagtttcaCATGGGTATTTACACcgtgtttataaaaatctaaGTTAAAAGAATGCTTCATGATACTAAACATGGCGTAAATACCCACGTGTGCCTTGTGTACCGTGCACTAGtcagtaaacataaaaaatcaGACCCAGAATCAGCACGCAAGCCTGAAAAAAACTCTTACATGCTATTCTTACAACAATAAATGCCATAGCTAAACACTTCATGATGCTTGTTTAAGATTAATGTTCAGATTTCGTGTGGTCACAACCATGGAGTCGCCGatcaacattattttatctCTCAAATAATCTACAACTTTTGCTGACCAGGGTAAATTGCAATATAATTTGACTGCATGCTACTTGTATCTTCATTTCTTActtctggatattttttttaaactctgatACTCGTTATTATGTTCATGCTTGTGTGAGACACAGACGTAGTTCGTGGTatgagacaaacaaaaagatattttgcaaaCTGACacgtttaaaaacatttcttcccgCTTGACAGTTTCGTGTTCAACAAATTCCTATTAGTATGCATTGAATTTGTCACAGTTTCTCATCTCACTACCAGAAGTTCGTGTCATTTGTGATTATAGATTACAGAAAGTTATTTTAATAGTGAATGAATTACGTGAAAGTGATGCTACAGAGAGAAGCTTGAGGTATAAATCTTAAGCTACATCTACTTCATACTTACATCGTACTTTCTTAATTAAggtaacactttatttatcttaGAGGGCAATTATCATGAGTATTTCAAATCTTAATTATAAATcagtttctaataaaaataacttctcATAATTTACTCATCAAACTGGTTTATTAAAACAAGGCCCATGCGATTATTGCTATTGTCAGCACTTTCATTGACAGTCCTAACCTAAATTATGTTTATCTTTCAGATGCACCATTTGCcatttgatttaaaaacattCGCAGTGCTTTTCAATCTTCTGTGATAAAACAGATAATGGCCGTCAACATCGCAGGTCTGGTGGTCCTGGTAGCTTTCTATCTCCTAATTTTGGTTATCGGAATCTTGGCCACACGATGCTTCAGAGTCAAAGATCAACATGTGTCAGTGGTGGAGGCTTCTTTAGTGGCTGGTCGGAGTCTCCGTGGAGTAGTAAGCATTTTCACAATGATTGGTAAGTGCTTTGTTTTCTGATGATCTGGGTTACAGAAAATGTGTACACCAGTTGTTACTGATGATGTGATACCCCATGGGATGAAGACTGCAGAGGAAGTGTTGGCTTCAATGACAGTCTTGTTCAGGAAAATGTATGGagagggaatttttttttactaacactTTTCGTGATCAATGTTACCTATAAGTGTTAGATTTAAGTGCATGAATTACGACAGCTGTCCTTAATACAGGAAAAAAAGGCTATTTGGATGGTGAAGGTTTGCTGGAGTTTTGTGGTAACAGTTTCACCACAGGGTGTGCACAAAGTTCGTATACCCTTTGGAAGGATTTTGAAAGCTAAAGGTTATCTCTAAGGAATCCAAAACATCTGTATGGATCCCTCCATGATCTCTGCATAGCTGAATGCACCACCAGGTTCTGCTCATGCTCTGCCACATTTGCTAGGTGACTTTCTGGAACACTGCGTTAATGGCATGTTTCTAAACATGTTCCAGGAAGACTTTGTGCGCACCCTGTACGTTCAGAGATGAGACTGTTGAAGTAAAAGCTGGATTATTGTCTAAATTTTCAGCAACTACTGTGGGAGGAGGTTACATTAATGGAACAGCAGAATCAGTTGCAACATCTGGTCTTGTATGGACACTGGCACCGTTAGGGATTTTCCTTGGATTAAACCTCggtatttcaaacattttacttcagtaaaagtagtgtttgtatgtatatctgtatgtgtgatgaaaaagagagagcaaaagtgaaagaatgataaattttaaaagagtTATTTCCCATCAGCTTTTCTATTTATGCTTAGGATAGGAGTGTGGAGTGTGGAAACCTAGCCAAGTCCGGGGATTTCCCGCTATAGAggcatcattatcatcagcttGAGAAGCTTcttattgttcatatttattttggattccagtttttttttcaccattgCAGAACCATTGATAAGGACAACCTAAAAAATCAAGAAGCAAACATGAACGTTGTTAAAGTTAAGAATAATATAGCAAAAGGAATATTAAaagcaggaattttttttttagcagtcATTGAGTGGTTTTGTAAACTGTTGCATCTTGGGATAGGGAATGTGTATTTTACCATCTTCTGTGTGCAGGAGGACTGGTGTATGCTAAGaggatgagagagaagaagtaTATCACAATGCTGGACCCTATACAGAAATCATTTGGTCAGCTGGCTACTTTACTGGTGTATGCAGCCTCTCTTTGGGGTGACTTGTTCTGGACTGCAGCCATTTTGTCAGCTTTAGGTAAATTCTGGTTTTATGATCACTCATGTAAAAAACGTAATGAAAAGTCTTTTGTTAGAAGAATAAAGTACTTTATCAGGatgttattaataattttgttttatcaatCACACCCCTTAAATGTTTAATCCAGTCTGCAATTTTGGTAATGCTcgcaaaagtctgaaaaaaatatgtatatttaaaagtGTCTTTGATTTAATAACAATATGCCAGTTTGTAGCAAGATTTCACATACGatgttatttataatttaaaattttgtttggcaGGCACAAGTCTGAGTGTGATTGCTAATGTGCCTCTTGTAATTGCTGTTTGCGTGTCTGCTGGTGTGACAGTGCTGTACACTGTGATTGGCAACATGGTGGCAGTAGCATACACTGATGTAGCACAGCTGGCTCTTATCTTCATTGGTCTGGTAAGGAATGGTTTTGGCATTATGTGAGAGAAGAATACAAAATTTCTGAAGGTATTAACTAAGTAAAAGTGATTTCTCCAAGTGTTCCTGCATATCTGTTTCAGCTGATGTTTGAAGTAATAAATGCTTTAATTAGACAGTttgtatttcacatttttttctacattttagtATAGTCATTTCTGAACAGGATGTGGGGAGCTGAATGTTTTCAGAAGGATGCAACTTCCACCTTATTGCAAGTTTGCACAAAATTGTGATGGTCAACAGTTTGGCTTTTATTTAATCAGTCCTTGACCTGCACAGTTATTAATATCTTCTGTATTTTAAGCTGCTCAGTCAAGACAAGatgacttttattatttcaatatgtACACTGACAAAgcttttatagttttaaaagtgaagcttacaaaacaaagaacttaCATAgaactaaatatatacataaataaggAAGGTGGTGGTTTGGGGGAGGGGCTTAAAGCAATTGGATAAGGGCAAGGGGCAAAGTACCGAAGTATTATGCCTAAAGTGCAGCACAAAGATCAAAACCTACattgtcataaatttttttctttcaacaggtAGGCAGTGTGCCTTTTGTCTTAACCAACAATCACGTAGCCAGCATTGAGACCACCAAGGACAAATGGCTGGGAAGTCTGGATTTAGAGAGCAGTTTTACTTGGGTTGATCTGCTTTTGGCCATGGTAAAGGAAACAAAACCTCAGAGCTGTTGCATTTTTGGAATGGTATCTTATGCTGTATGTACATAAATAGAAATACTTCAAAGTCTCATGCCTTTGGCAAACCAGAAACAAAAGTAATCCCTTTAGCTCTTTTATAAATCGCACAATAGAGAGCATACTGTCCTACTCACTTATCTGTtcttacaacagtttatcagtgaaCGACAAGAGCAGCTTACATCGTGTTGTATCCACCTGTTCCAAAGTAATTGGAACAGCCCAGAGTGCTCTTCACTCACTGTCTGTATAGCatgcagacacttctgaaagtgtctgaaattcttcgtgatgacaggcacgTCCTGTCAGGAGAATTTTTCCAACTCTCATCAGGCTGCCGATTCTGTGTACCGcaatgcaggaccaacagattgaggctgtcttttgttgtttcagttgTGTGACTTCTTAATGTCACTGTATTtgaatgaatgcagctgtctgaacCATGAATGTACGAGAGTTTGGCagatatgaatatgttgtggtaTGGCTTTGTGATTTTATATCGAACCTCTAATTggcctctgggataaataaagtgttatcatCATTTTTGACTGATAAAGAGTGGGGTTCTTCTCCAagagatttttaaacaaaataatgagtgaggtattttgatttttaaaaggGATAAATGATTGGTTGAGATCGTACTCAGAACAAAATTTTCctgtttcaaattattttttcttttttggttacAGACATTTGGCACCATACCATGGCAAGCTTACTTTCAAAGAGTTCTGTCTGTTAGGGGACCAAATCAGGCAGTGTTGCTGTCAGTAGTGGGGGCATTTGGAGCTGTTGTGTTTGCTGTCCCTTCTATTTTGATTGGAGCAGCTGCAGTGAGTGCAGGTACCAGGTGACACTTAGTTTGTCTTGTGCGTTAGCTAGATTTTACAAGAACTTATTTTATGTGTGAAGCTGATAACAGTCTAAGTATGCTAAAActcaaaattttataaataaatttatgggAGTGGAGTGACTTTCtaaaaatttattgtaaaatatgatttatttttaagtgacaTTTTTGTGCCTTTGTTTCTTGTAGGTACTTACTGTCTGTCAGTATTTTATGTCTTAAAgttataaattttcatttttatttctagatACATCCACAATGTGTTGACACCATCTTTGGTTggacacttctgaaagtgaaATTCTTTGTGATGACAGACTTGTGCTGTCAGGAAAATTTTTCTAACTCCCATCAGGCTGCCAATTCTGCAGGAACATTTCATTTTCTCAgtcaaaaaaaatcttcattattaAAGAAGACTATGTAAATTAGTTTCCTAATTTTGGTCAATGCAAATACCCTTTTGCAGATTGGAGTAACACTTCCATTGGATATTCACCTCTGTCTCCAAATCACAGTGAAGCCAGCCTTGTTCTTCCACTTGTGCTGAAAGAGTTTACTCCTCCTATTGTGTCATACTTAGGTAGGTAAAAGGTGCCTATGCTTCCACCTATGCTAGCAGAAATTGCCCCTTTTATGTTATACTATGTTATACCTGATCATCTCCTTGCATTCTTCCTAAGAGAAACTGGCTATCGCCACATTGTGTGCTGTTGTGTTACATcaccatttgtttttttcattgagCAGTTATTTGCTTTTCCTGTGCAATGCACTGAGCTTGTCTTTTTGATAGCAAAGCATTCTATACATGTGCACTCTTATTACTGTAAAGTGCTTTGACTCCTGCTGTTGCTGGAGAAATAGGTTATACAAATGTGCTTATTATTATAGTTCATCCAGTGAGCAGCTTTTCAAGTGGATGTTCTGCTTTGTTCATATTTGCTAACTCtcttttgctgtttatttatattttttatgagtttgttttatttgcatgcaATGTGGCAAACATTGAGTGTATCGagcattaatatttaaaattccaTTACATATTACGTAAAAGATGTCCTTAAAAACAAGCTAtcataatgaaaaacaaaagatgttgCTGTaggggtattttttttaaaaaaaaaaatcgcactaacgttctttttcttatttgggTCAAGGTCTTGGAGCTATATCTGCTGCAGTCATGTCTTCAATGGACAGTTCCATCCTTGGTTCAAGTGCCATGTTTACTCATAATATTTACAATGGAATAATTCACAAGAAGGTGAGTCATTGTTGTCATTTTGCGTTTTTCCTAATGTGTTTTTGGATCATGGTACTGAAAAATATTGCAGGGTGTTACTGATGTTGacagtgaaataatttttttgtttttgtttttttttgtttgataaaacAAGAAAGCATTCACCCATTCAATCCAATGACATAGTGAGGGGCAATAACTGCATCATCAGGTACAAAGCATTTTTCAAGAAGTTGTTCATTATAGATCCATAATCTATTCTCATtatcgcctttttttttttttaggcttcAGATACAGAACTGATGGTGGTTCAGCGGCTGGCTGTCGTCTGCGTGGGTCTCATCGCCACAGCTATTTCTCTGTCAGTTCCTGTCATCTATGGACTTTTCATCCTTGCTGCAGACATTGTTTATGTCATCATCTTGCCTCAAGTTGACCTTCGCCATTTTCCTTCCTCAGCGAGGCAGTGCTTTTGGATCTGTTGCTGGCTTTGTGGTTGGAGCTTTTTAAGGTTTGGAGCAGGTGAACCCACAATAGGCCTTGAGCCTTTCATTCCATTTTCTGTCTGGGATCCAATGTATGGCCAGTCATTTCCGTTCAGGACAGTGGCCATGTTGTGCTCTGCTTTGACCATCGTTGCTGTATCAGAAGGTGTGTTGGTTCTGCATCAACTACGTTGCAACAAAAGAAACTGCCACGTGATACCACCAAGCCAAGCATCATGGCAAACTAGAGAAGGCGAAGAAGCAAATGCCTTTTTAGACCAGGATATGGCACTTCTGGATAAAGCAAACACGTTAGACCAGGATATAATACTACTGGATAAAATGAACACTGCCCCAGGGTCATAGAAGTTCCAACAATGTAACCAGAATGCATCCTGGGAACTTGTATGTCTTCAGTTGACTCGAGTTGTCTGGTAACACTAATTTATCGTAAATATTGTTGCCACCTTTGAAAGTGCCCATAGTAGAAGTCACTTTCCTCTAAAACTTTACTGGGCAAGATATATTCATTCATAAGAATCATTATTGCATCTAGAGACTTGGTCATTATAGAcctacacagaaagaaaaaaatatctaccTTTTTAATTGGAGACCTCTCTCCAAACCCTTCcctttttttgaggggaaaaTGTGAAGACATACATTCA
Encoded proteins:
- the LOC112568837 gene encoding high-affinity choline transporter 1-like, translating into MAVNIAGLVVLVAFYLLILVIGILATRCFRVKDQHVSVVEASLVAGRSLRGVVSIFTMIATTVGGGYINGTAESVATSGLVWTLAPLGIFLGLNLGGLVYAKRMREKKYITMLDPIQKSFGQLATLLVYAASLWGDLFWTAAILSALGTSLSVIANVPLVIAVCVSAGVTVLYTVIGNMVAVAYTDVAQLALIFIGLVGSVPFVLTNNHVASIETTKDKWLGSLDLESSFTWVDLLLAMTFGTIPWQAYFQRVLSVRGPNQAVLLSVVGAFGAVVFAVPSILIGAAAVSADWSNTSIGYSPLSPNHSEASLVLPLVLKEFTPPIVSYLGLGAISAAVMSSMDSSILGSSAMFTHNIYNGIIHKKASDTELMVVQRLAVVCVGLIATAISLSVPVIYGLFILAADIVYVIILPQVDLRHFPSSARQCFWICCWLCGWSFLRFGAGEPTIGLEPFIPFSVWDPMYGQSFPFRTVAMLCSALTIVAVSEGVLVLHQLRCNKRNCHVIPPSQASWQTREGEEANAFLDQDMALLDKANTLDQDIILLDKMNTAPGS